DNA sequence from the Prolixibacter sp. SD074 genome:
GATAAAGAGATATTCAACCCGGCTGCTGATGCAACTTATACGCCGAACGATTACTATGGAAAGCCCGTTGATGCCGCTTTCGATTTCCAATTTGTCGGTGGTCTCGGGTTCGAATGGAGGTTTAAGGACGGCAATGGATTGATGCTCGACACCCGTTTGTATTATAGCCTGCCCAGTTTATTCAACACGAAAAAATCATCCTACGATTCATCGCAATTGCAAACCATTGAAGTTTCAATGGCTTACCTCTTCCGGTTAAACAAGGAAAAGAAGGATTAAAAATCAGATTACTCAAAAAAAGGTGGCCAAAATGGGCACCTTTCTTTTTATATGTTTTTTGTCTCGATTAATCCAGCTCATGAACCACCAGGCCTGAACGCAACTTCGGCTCAAACCAGGTTGTCTTCGGAGGCATGATATTTCCGCTATCAGCAATATCAATCAACTGCTGCATAGAGACCGGATAAAGGGCAAATGCTACTTTCATTTCACCTGAATCGACACGGCGTTTCAGCTCACCTAATCCGCGAATTCCGCCTATAAAATCGATGCGTTTATCGGTTCGCAGGTCTTTAATTCCCAAATTTTTGTCAAGTACGAGGTTTGAAAGAATGGTTACATCCAGCACACCAATCGGATCGTTGTCGTCATAACGTCCCGAACGGGCAACCAACTTGTACCATTTCCCACCTAAATACATACCGAAGGTATGCAGTGCGGCCGGTTTGTAAATTTCGGCCCCCATTTCGGTTACCTCGAAATCTTCTTCCAGTTTCGCCAGCAATTCCGATTCAGTCAATCCATTCAGATCTTTTACAACCCGGTTGTAGTCGATAATCTGAAGCTGATTGTCGGGGAAATGGACTGCCAAAAAGTAGTTGTACTCTTCGTTACCGGTATGATGGGGATTATTCTGCCGTTTTTCGTTTCCAACCAATGCAGCAGCTGCAGTCCGGTGATGGCCGTCGGCAACATACATTGCCGGAATGTCGGCAAAAAGTTCCACAATCCGGTTGATAGTTGTTTCATCATCGATAACCCAGAAATGGTGACCAAATCCGTCTTCTGCCACAAAATCATATACTGGTTCGGTTTCTTTGACAATTTTCGCCACAATATCATCCAGTTCCGGAACGGCGGGAAACGTAAAAAATACCGGCTCCACGTTGGCATTGGTATTGCGCACATGCTTCATCCGGTCTTCCTCTTTATCTTTCCGCGTCAGCTCATGTTTTTTGATGACACCATTCATGTAATCGTCAACCGACGCAGCGCCAACAATTCCGTACTGGGTACGTCCGTCCATGGTCTGGGCATAGATATACAGCTTCTCTTGCTCATCCTGTACCAACCATCCCTTTTCCTTAAAAAGATGGAAATTTTCAACAGCTTTATCGTAAACCGGCTCCGAATGTTCATCGGTTCCTGCCGGGAAATCAATTTCAGGTTTAATGATGTGCAAAAGCGACTGAGGATTTCCCGCTGCTTCCTTGCGGGCTTCTTCCGAATTCAGCACATCGTACGGGCGGGAAGCTACTTTTTGAGCCAGTTCCCGGGGCGGACGCAGTCCTTTAAAAGGTTTTAAAACAGCCATGTCTCTTTCTATTCAAAAAAATAATTATCCCTTTTATTTCGAATACTACAACCATCAGTTCACCTGAAACGTTGCGTCTCCTTTTTGAAAAAATGCTACAATCTGCGATGTAGCAGCTGTACCGGCATTGATATTTGCTTCATCTGTTTGGGCCCCCATTTTCCTGGCAGTGAAAACTACCCTTCCCGGGAAGCGTTTCTCAAGCAACTCCCGATTGTCAGGAGCCACATCGGCAGCATAACGAAAATCTTCTCTTTCCTCAAGAACTTTCTCCAAATCAGCCTCGTTGATAATCTCTTTCCGGGCAGTATTGACCAGAATAGCGCATTTCGGCATCATCATCATCAATTCCCGATTGATAATTCCCCGGGTATCACGATTCCCCGGAATATTCAGCGAGACGACCTGGGACGAAGAGAACAAATCTATCGGACCATCAGCGTAACGGATGCCTTGTTCGGTAGCTTGTTCCGGGCTAAGCGTCGGGCTGCATCCCATCACATCCATAC
Encoded proteins:
- a CDS encoding DUF1015 domain-containing protein, whose translation is MAVLKPFKGLRPPRELAQKVASRPYDVLNSEEARKEAAGNPQSLLHIIKPEIDFPAGTDEHSEPVYDKAVENFHLFKEKGWLVQDEQEKLYIYAQTMDGRTQYGIVGAASVDDYMNGVIKKHELTRKDKEEDRMKHVRNTNANVEPVFFTFPAVPELDDIVAKIVKETEPVYDFVAEDGFGHHFWVIDDETTINRIVELFADIPAMYVADGHHRTAAAALVGNEKRQNNPHHTGNEEYNYFLAVHFPDNQLQIIDYNRVVKDLNGLTESELLAKLEEDFEVTEMGAEIYKPAALHTFGMYLGGKWYKLVARSGRYDDNDPIGVLDVTILSNLVLDKNLGIKDLRTDKRIDFIGGIRGLGELKRRVDSGEMKVAFALYPVSMQQLIDIADSGNIMPPKTTWFEPKLRSGLVVHELD